The following are encoded in a window of Microcaecilia unicolor chromosome 14, aMicUni1.1, whole genome shotgun sequence genomic DNA:
- the LOC115457978 gene encoding immunoglobulin lambda-1 light chain-like, whose amino-acid sequence MSWTQVLCFSLLLVSLASSEYATLVQSTPLLAVSPGATARLQCEVKNVKPETLFMNWIRQSPGQRPEGVLSYSKEQNVYRAPNITDRFVPSRDTSNHFLTISNVQAQDDSVYYCFVYYSSAGVQTWGEGTRLRVNGGDRRKPKVSLFPPAQEEINTSDRGTLSCLVSGFYPGYLEVLWQVDGEERSQEVLKGQAALGEDHTYSLSSYLSIPGEEWKKGSRYTCVVKHEALENSLETSVTYRECSSLQ is encoded by the exons ATGTCCTGGACGCAGgttctctgcttttctctgctGCTGGTTTCAC TTGCCAGTTCTGAATATGCCACCTTGGTACAGTCCACCCCACTGCTTGCTGTGTCTCCTGGGGCCACAGCCCGGCTGCAGTGTGAAGTGAAGAATGTTAAGCCAGAAACTCTCTTTATGAATTGGATCCGCCAATCGCCGGGCCAGAGACCGGAGGGAGTTCTGAGTTATTCAAAAGAGCAAAATGTATACAGAGCTCCGAACATCACTGATCGCTTTGTGCCATCCAGGGACACGTCCAACCACTTTCTGACCATCAGCAATGTCCAGGCACAGGACGATTCCGTGTACTACTGTTTCGTTTACTACAGCTCAGCTGGAGTCCAGACCTGGGGAGAGGGGACCAGGCTCCGAGTGAATG GAGGTGACCGCCGGAAACCCAAGGTATCTCTCTTTCCTCCAGCCCAGGAGGAGATCAACACTTCAGATAGGGGCACCTTAAGCTGCCTGGTCAGCGGCTTCTACCCAGGCTACCTGGAGGTGCTCTGGCAGGtggatggggaggagaggagcCAGGAGGTGCTAAAGGGGCAGGCAGCTCTAGGGGAAGATCACACCTACTCTCTGAGCAGCTACCTGAGCATCCCGGGTGAGGAATGGAAGAAAGGATCCAGGTACACCTGCGTGGTGAAGCACGAAGCCCTGGAGAACAGCCTGGAGACATCCGTCACTTACAGGGAATGTTCCTCGCTGCAGTAG